The genomic region GTTATAGTTAAAGGAAAAACATCGGCAGCGTTGCCCGCTACGCCTAAACTGCCGGATTTAACTATTACCGGCGCTGGGGTTGTTCCGCCAGAGAGGGATGGAAAACTTCGTGTTTGGGCTTTTCCCGAAGTAAGCAAAGTCAAACCGGTAACAGGAAGTCTTGATGAAAGCATAGCCGGCGACTACCGTATGAAAAACTACGTTTGGGACGGTAAAAATATCAGGCTTTTCGGCGCGAGAGCGGAAATAATCGCTTTCCAACTGGCTATAGAAAAAGTTGCCTCGGATTTGCATAATGTAAAAGTAGCTTTTTCTGATTTAAAAAATTCAAAAGGAGATAAAATTTCATCCGGCAAAATAAATACTTTTTTGGTTTGGTATGTTAATGCGGAAGGCTGGCAGGAAGAATACGCTATACCGCTAAAGGAAACTGAAAATTTTTCTGTTCCAAACCTAAAAAACAATATTCCCGGGCAAACTAATCAAGTGGTATATGTTGATCTATTTATTCCAAAGAATACAAAGGCTGGAAAATATCTTGGTAAAGTAACCATATCAGCAGATGGAGTAAATGCTTTTGATTTGCCAATTGAATTAACAGTTTATGATGTTGTTATACCTGACGAGCTTAATTTTAATCCGGAATTAAACTGTTACTCTGACCTGAACGCAGTAGGGAGTGAGAAATTTTTGGACAGTCACCGGTTGGCGCATGCTCATCGTTGCACATTAAACCGTGTGCCCTATGCTCATGCAGACAGTAGGGTTTCCAGCGGTTTTTCTCCCAGGATTGATGGACAGGGTAAAGAAACACACATAGTCTATTGGGATGATTACGATAAAAATATCGGTCCCTTGCTTGATGGCTCAGCTTTTGTAGATTGTCCTCGGTCCGGGGTTCCGGTGAAAACTATTTATCTACCTTTGTTTGAGGGTTGGCCAACACCAATGACACAGGAGGTTTATCAGTATAAAGGTACTTGGGAAGGGGAAAATTGTATAACGGAACACGCCATGAGTGCTGGGCCAGTAGAACAGTTATTTACTCAAGGTTACAAGGATGCGTTTATTAATGTAACAGGTGATTTCGTTAAGCATGTTGAGGAAAAAGGTTGGACCAAGCCATCATTTCAATTCTATTTGAATAATAAGTATTTCTATAAAACGAAAAATGAGGGAGGGACTTCCTGGTGGCTTTTAGATGAACCGCTTAATTGTGACGACTGGTTAGCATTGGCGTTTTTTGGCAGATTATTCAAACAGGGCATACATAGCGCAAAAACCGCCAACTTTGCTTTCAGGGCAGATATTTCTCGTCCTGGATGGCAGAGAGATTGGTTGAACAACTTGTTAGATGTAATGTATGTAGGCGGAGTCTTTTTTCAGAAAGCTCACCGTTGCAGAATAATGGCAGAAGAGGGCAATATGATTTTGTATTCCTATGGTTCCTGCAATAATATTAATGAATCAAACCTTAACACTGAAAATTGGTGTGTAGCCTCATATCTTAATGGAGCCGATGGAGTACTCCCCTGGCAAAGCTTGGGGAGAGATTCTGCATTTAAGGAACCTGAACAGACATCACTGATTGTTGATGGTTCAACAAGATTTGGCTATCCGGTAATTGCTTCGCTTAGAGTTAAAGCATTGAGACGCGGCGCCCAGGATGTGGAATATTTGATACTTCTTTCAAAAAAATATAACCTCAATCGCGAGCAATTAAGATATCTAGTATCAAGTAAAATATCTATTGAAGTTAAGTCTGAACAAAAAGATGTAGATGGCGCAGAAGCTGCTACTTTTGGGGGCCTGACTTCTCAGAAATTTTCAGAGTTAAGAGAAAGTATAGCCAAACTGCTGGTTCAGTAAAAAAATAATTAGGATTAAACTTGAGTACAGGAATAGCTAAAAAAGAAATCAAAGCCGGTTTAGTAGAACTAGGGACAAAAGAAGGCGATGTTTTGCTCGTCCATTCTTCTCTATCAAGTTTTGGTAAAGTGGATGGAGGGGCGGATACAGTTATTGACGCTCTTTTGGAAGTTATAACTGAAAGTGGAACATTGTGTATGCCCACAAATACATATTCTTTTGCAAAAGAACATGTAGAAGGGCATCTAAATCCTCCTTATCATCCATTAAGGACCGCCTCAAAAATTGGCGTAATGCCTGAGTTTTTCAGATTCAGGCCTGGTGCAAAAAGAAGTTTGCATCCCACTCATTCTGTTTGTGTTTTAGGAAAAGACCTGGATCAAATTCTAAAAAACAACAAACCTACAGATAGTCCATTCGGGTTAAATAGCCCGTTTAAAAAAATGTTTGATTTAGACGCAAAAGTATTGTTTTTGGGATGCGGATTAAAAGCAAATTCAACCGTGCATGCTGTTGAAGATTGGGCTGGTGTTCCGGTTAGCGAAGCAGAAGAAGCGCTTCTGGTGGACGAAGCTAATCATACGGCAAAAGTGACCGTCCCCTCTATACCTATTGGAGACAGGGATTTTTACCACACGGAATCAAACTTGAATAAAAAATTAGTTGAATCCGGATTGATGAGAGGTATTCAAATAGGTCAAGCCCTGGTTCAAATGATGAAAATGAGAGATATTGTAAAGGTAATGTTGACATTCCTAAAAATAGACCCCGCTATTGTCCTTTGTGATAGGCCTAACTGTGAGTTTTGTTCAGGCCGTAAGAAATTAGTTCTTCAAGAAAAAGAAAAAATATTGAAAAATATGGATTCTTTTGGTTTTATAAAAAGTTAAAAAGAAACCAAAAGCAGATGTAACTATAGAAATAACTATACTATGGAAGTAATTGTTGCAGGGCATATATGCCTTGATATAACACCAAAATTCAGTAAAAACATTTTAGGTAAGAACCTGAGCAATATTTTTGTTCCTGGAGTACTTATGAATGTTAATGAAGCAGCTGTATCTACAGGTGGAACAGTATCGAATACAGGGCTTGTTTTAGCTAAATTAGGAATAAACGTTTCCCTGATGGGCAAAGTTGGTGATGATTTATTTGGAGAAGGTATTATTAATATTTTGGGTAAATATGGCAATATAAGCAATATGAGTAAGGTGAAAGGGAAAAACACTTCTTACACCATTGTTCTAGCAGTCCCTGGTAACGACCGTATGTTTCTGCATTATCCGGGAACAAATGATACTTTTGGCTATAAAGACATAGACTATAAAACGGTAAAAAGAGCAAAGTTATTTCATTTTGGCTATCCGACCCAGATGAAACGGCTTTATTCTAATAATGGTTTAGAGTTAATAAAAATATTTAAAAAGGTAAAATCTTTAGGTGTTATTACTTCTTTAGATATGGCATTACCTGATTCAGACAGTGAGTCAGGTAAAGTTAACTGGTCAAATATCCTTAGGAAACTTATGCCTTTTGTGGATATATTTTTACCAAGTTTTGAAGAAATATGTTTTATGTTAAATCCCGGCAGATACAGAGCGCTGAAAAAAATTGCCGGTAAAAACAGCATAGATGGTTATTTCACTGCTGACGATTTAAGTGAAATAGCTTCTACTCTCCTAAAATATGGCGGCAAAATAATAGTGTTGAAATGTTCGCGTCGCGGCATATATGCGAGGACAGCGCAAGAAAAACTTCTTAAAAAAACGGGAGAAGTAAAAACCGCGAATATGTCAAATTGGTCGGGCCGGGAGCTCTGGTTGCCAAGTTATTATGCTGGGAAAATAGCAAGCGCAACAGGTTCCGGGGATTCGGCAATAGCAGGATTTTTAGCCGCGTTTTTGAAAGGCATGAGTATAGAAGAATCATTAAAGTGCGCAAATGGAGCCGGTTTACAGAATCTTCGCGCTTTTGACGCTGTTAGCGGAATTACTGATTGGAACGAAGTTGTGAAAATAATTAAGAACAAAAAAGTAAAAATGAATTGTTTTAAATTAACTGCCCCCGGATGGAAATGGGCTGGCGAAGCAAAAAATTGGATAGGTCCAAATGATAAAAATTAAAGCTGCTGTCAGGAGGAATGCCCTATGAAAGAAATTAATACCAAGTATTCTATGGTTCAGTATTTTATTGAAAGAGAAAAAGAGATAAAGCCAGGCCTGGCTTTTAATGGTTCTACTAAAGATGATTTTCAAAAATGGCATAATAAACTAAAGAATAAACTAATAGAACTTTTAGGCGAATTTCCAAAACAAGTTCCATTAAATTCTAAAGTAATTGCCAGGGCTGATTGCGGAGATCATTGGCGCGAGAAAATTGTAATTGACACAGAAGAACATTTTTCGGTTCCCGCGTGGTTACTTTTACCAAAAGATTTAAAACCTAATGAAAAAAGGCCTGTATTATTAGGTTTGCATGGGCATAGGGATGGCGGAAAAGACCACCCCGCAGGAGTTTCTATCAGTTATTCTGATAGACTGGCAGGCATTAGTAAACCCAGCGTTGGACAGGAATTAGTCAAAGAGGGTTACATTGTGTTCTGCCCTGATTCAAGAGGTTTTGGAGAATTATCGGAAGGCGAAGAGGGGAACCCGTATCCTGGCAAGGACAAATGCGACGCGCATTTCATAAGAGGGTTAATTTTAGGTATAAACCTGATTACGCTTAATATCTGGGATTTGATTAAATCAATAGATTATCTTGAAACTCGTCCTGAAGTCGCTTCTGACAGAATTGGATCTTTTGGACTTTCGTGGGGAGGCACTAGGTCAACATATATTTCTGCTATTGACGATAGGATTAAAGCAACAGTTGTTTCCGGCTATTCAACAACTACGAAACATTATGCTATAGACACAGCAAATTTTTGCGGTTCACAATTTGTTCCCCAGATGTACTGCTATGCGGATGTAGGGGATATTATTGGGCTTAGTGCGCCGAAACCGTTGCTTTTGCAGACAGGTATAGACGAAGAATGTTTTTCGGTTGAATCCGGAATAAAATGTCACGAGCATGTGAAAAAAATATATTCTGCCGCAGGTGAGCCAGCTAAGGTTAGAACAGATTTGTTCTGCGGAGGGCACCAGTACGACATTCCGGAAATAATAAAATTTTTTAAGGAATATTTACTAATTTAAATTGCTTAAGGCAAAATATTATTTTTTAGACTCAGAGCCTTCCCCCATTTGATAGACAGGTAGAAAAGTTTATATTTTGCAGTAGACTCAGTTTGGAGTTTATAAAAGGATATATATAAATGCGTAAATCAGTAGGGACAAGTATATTTTTATCAGGCGTAATGTTGATTTTATTTTCAACTTTTATTGTAGCGAGGAATATACCTAACTCACAACTGCTTATTACAAGTTCCATTTGGACAGTATTTCTTGTACTTATGACTTTTATGATTTATCGGACCGGTAAAGTGTCTAAGTATCGTTCAGTATTTTTTGTTATCTATGCTTTCTGTTTTGTGCTTGTTTTTATTTCACATTTAATATCCAAATAAAAAACAATCCGGAAAACAATAATCAGAATTCCGGATTTCCTCTTAAATAATAATTTTACTGATTATATACAGAAAAAAACTTGTCTCCGTTAAAATGTATCATATGGTCAGGATTAGCTGCTATCCAAACCTCAGTTTCCCACGCAATATTGTCAATATGTCTCTTGAATTCATGAAAATCTGCAAAAACGCTTATATATATTCTTGAAGCTTTACAGTTTTTCAATGTATTTTCAAGCTCTATTTGCCTTTTCGGTGAAATCGGTCCATGAGAAGTCACTACTTCTATAAGAATGATTTGTTGTTTTACTTTGTTATAAAAAACAAAATCCGGTAATTTATCGTGTTTTGTTATAGGTATGCCCAATTTATTCAAGTCATCCTTTTTATTTACTAATGTCTTCTTTGCAGTATCTCCAAAATAAAGCAATTCTGCCTTAGGAAAGAACCGCGGTTTCAATTCTTTAACTACTTTAATCTGTAATTCATTATGTTTCCCTGGCGAGAGTTCTATACTGTCCGATCCATCAATTTTTAAGGTCAAAAATTTATCTTTCCGTATCTTCTCATATTTATCAATTAATTTCCCCTTTTTTGATATAAATGATTTTAAAGTATCTTCCCATTTTGAAGTACCATATTTCTTTATTACATTGAGAGTTTCTTCTGTAATCTCATAAACTGTTGCAGGGCTGTTTGTTGACCTTGAAGGGTCATCAGAATTTTTTGATACAATTCCTGCTTGCTCAAATTGATGCAAGGTTTGTCTTCGTATGGTTTCTCTTGTATTCTCAGCATATTTCTTGTTGTAATTTTTCTTTATAAAAATAAGAATGTCATGAATTCCAATTATTCGTTTTTGAGACTTTTCCCAGCTGTTATTTTTCTTCAAATCCAGAAGCGAAAGCAAAGTTAAAGAACACCTTTCGTTCTGTTGTTGTCTTGGCAACCCAAGTCCTTTTAATATTTCAATACCTTGTTCAATTTTTCCCATTTTTGGCATAAATCTCCTTTATTTCATACAAAATTGAATCGTCAATATCTAAAATATTTACAACAATTTTGTCCAATTCAATCCCAATTGCTGGTTTCATTTTCTGTACTATTTTGCCTATTTTAGTAATACCTTCTATATATGGCAGAGGGATATTGTTTATATCAACAGCATTTACCTGCGTATTACCATTTAACATCCTGAAAAATATATCTACAATTGATGTATTCAATAGTGCTGCTATTCCATATGCTTCATCAATTGAAAGTGTCCCCTTATATTTATAAATATAATTGAGATGATTTTCAATACCTATCTTGGGATTATCAAAATTGCTCTTTAGAAAAACTCCTGCGTACAAACGTCTGTTTTGTTCTTTTGAACTGAATCTCTTTACTAATACAAAATTATTTACTGATAACAGCAATGGCTGTGTTTCTTCTGAAACATTTATCGCAAGTTCTTTACCATTCTTTTTTATAGGCCAGATAACATCCA from Elusimicrobiota bacterium harbors:
- a CDS encoding DUF4091 domain-containing protein codes for the protein MHNVKVAFSDLKNSKGDKISSGKINTFLVWYVNAEGWQEEYAIPLKETENFSVPNLKNNIPGQTNQVVYVDLFIPKNTKAGKYLGKVTISADGVNAFDLPIELTVYDVVIPDELNFNPELNCYSDLNAVGSEKFLDSHRLAHAHRCTLNRVPYAHADSRVSSGFSPRIDGQGKETHIVYWDDYDKNIGPLLDGSAFVDCPRSGVPVKTIYLPLFEGWPTPMTQEVYQYKGTWEGENCITEHAMSAGPVEQLFTQGYKDAFINVTGDFVKHVEEKGWTKPSFQFYLNNKYFYKTKNEGGTSWWLLDEPLNCDDWLALAFFGRLFKQGIHSAKTANFAFRADISRPGWQRDWLNNLLDVMYVGGVFFQKAHRCRIMAEEGNMILYSYGSCNNINESNLNTENWCVASYLNGADGVLPWQSLGRDSAFKEPEQTSLIVDGSTRFGYPVIASLRVKALRRGAQDVEYLILLSKKYNLNREQLRYLVSSKISIEVKSEQKDVDGAEAATFGGLTSQKFSELRESIAKLLVQ
- a CDS encoding AAC(3) family N-acetyltransferase; protein product: MSTGIAKKEIKAGLVELGTKEGDVLLVHSSLSSFGKVDGGADTVIDALLEVITESGTLCMPTNTYSFAKEHVEGHLNPPYHPLRTASKIGVMPEFFRFRPGAKRSLHPTHSVCVLGKDLDQILKNNKPTDSPFGLNSPFKKMFDLDAKVLFLGCGLKANSTVHAVEDWAGVPVSEAEEALLVDEANHTAKVTVPSIPIGDRDFYHTESNLNKKLVESGLMRGIQIGQALVQMMKMRDIVKVMLTFLKIDPAIVLCDRPNCEFCSGRKKLVLQEKEKILKNMDSFGFIKS
- a CDS encoding carbohydrate kinase family protein, yielding MEVIVAGHICLDITPKFSKNILGKNLSNIFVPGVLMNVNEAAVSTGGTVSNTGLVLAKLGINVSLMGKVGDDLFGEGIINILGKYGNISNMSKVKGKNTSYTIVLAVPGNDRMFLHYPGTNDTFGYKDIDYKTVKRAKLFHFGYPTQMKRLYSNNGLELIKIFKKVKSLGVITSLDMALPDSDSESGKVNWSNILRKLMPFVDIFLPSFEEICFMLNPGRYRALKKIAGKNSIDGYFTADDLSEIASTLLKYGGKIIVLKCSRRGIYARTAQEKLLKKTGEVKTANMSNWSGRELWLPSYYAGKIASATGSGDSAIAGFLAAFLKGMSIEESLKCANGAGLQNLRAFDAVSGITDWNEVVKIIKNKKVKMNCFKLTAPGWKWAGEAKNWIGPNDKN
- a CDS encoding alpha/beta hydrolase family protein, which encodes MKEINTKYSMVQYFIEREKEIKPGLAFNGSTKDDFQKWHNKLKNKLIELLGEFPKQVPLNSKVIARADCGDHWREKIVIDTEEHFSVPAWLLLPKDLKPNEKRPVLLGLHGHRDGGKDHPAGVSISYSDRLAGISKPSVGQELVKEGYIVFCPDSRGFGELSEGEEGNPYPGKDKCDAHFIRGLILGINLITLNIWDLIKSIDYLETRPEVASDRIGSFGLSWGGTRSTYISAIDDRIKATVVSGYSTTTKHYAIDTANFCGSQFVPQMYCYADVGDIIGLSAPKPLLLQTGIDEECFSVESGIKCHEHVKKIYSAAGEPAKVRTDLFCGGHQYDIPEIIKFFKEYLLI
- a CDS encoding restriction endonuclease; the encoded protein is MGKIEQGIEILKGLGLPRQQQNERCSLTLLSLLDLKKNNSWEKSQKRIIGIHDILIFIKKNYNKKYAENTRETIRRQTLHQFEQAGIVSKNSDDPSRSTNSPATVYEITEETLNVIKKYGTSKWEDTLKSFISKKGKLIDKYEKIRKDKFLTLKIDGSDSIELSPGKHNELQIKVVKELKPRFFPKAELLYFGDTAKKTLVNKKDDLNKLGIPITKHDKLPDFVFYNKVKQQIILIEVVTSHGPISPKRQIELENTLKNCKASRIYISVFADFHEFKRHIDNIAWETEVWIAANPDHMIHFNGDKFFSVYNQ